In Pseudothermotoga sp., one genomic interval encodes:
- a CDS encoding alpha-N-arabinofuranosidase yields the protein MPYQIVVKKSKVLGPVSKYIYGHFIEHLGRCIYGGIYDENSPLSDERGFRRDVLESVKKIRVSILRWPGGNFASNYHWEDGIGPKASRPVRFDLAWQREESNRFGTDEFIEYCREIGAEPYICINMGTGTLDEALRWLEYCNGKGNTYYAQLRTKFGHSEPYDVKFWGIGNEMYGEWQIGHMKAEEYARKAREYAKWMKVFDPSIKTILVGCDDPTWNLEVLNTAGDIMDYISYHFYTGCEDYYGTVATVYLLKERLLGLKKLIDMSRARRKDIIKIALDEWNVWYRVVDNQLEEPYEFKDGIFVCGVLITLQKMSDIVPIANLAQLVNVLGAIHTEKSGLYLTPVYKAFELIVNHSGSMLVETHVESETYDVESVMFFNKTPFSLSNVPYLDASATISEDGKKLYVTVINYKKDEALRVPIKVEGVDKRIAKMYTLTGPDVHARNSFENPDVVSILEEAILVDENFNLTLRPSSCSVIEMNLV from the coding sequence GTTCTGGGCCCAGTTAGTAAATACATCTACGGTCATTTCATAGAGCACCTTGGTAGATGCATCTATGGTGGTATCTATGATGAAAATTCTCCTCTTTCAGATGAGCGTGGTTTCAGAAGAGATGTTCTCGAATCCGTTAAAAAAATCAGAGTCTCGATATTGAGGTGGCCAGGAGGAAATTTTGCTTCGAATTATCATTGGGAAGATGGCATAGGACCAAAAGCATCAAGGCCTGTCAGATTCGATCTCGCTTGGCAGAGAGAAGAATCAAATAGGTTCGGTACAGACGAGTTCATAGAATACTGTAGAGAAATAGGAGCAGAACCTTATATTTGCATCAATATGGGTACTGGAACCTTAGATGAAGCCTTGCGTTGGTTGGAATATTGTAACGGAAAAGGGAACACGTATTATGCACAGCTGAGGACGAAGTTTGGTCATTCTGAACCGTACGATGTGAAGTTTTGGGGTATTGGCAACGAAATGTACGGCGAGTGGCAAATTGGCCACATGAAAGCAGAGGAATATGCGAGGAAAGCCAGAGAATATGCAAAATGGATGAAGGTTTTTGATCCCTCGATAAAAACCATTCTTGTAGGTTGCGATGATCCCACCTGGAACTTAGAAGTTCTGAATACTGCTGGCGACATCATGGATTACATTTCTTATCATTTTTACACAGGATGTGAAGATTATTATGGTACAGTCGCCACGGTGTACTTGCTCAAAGAAAGGTTGTTGGGGCTCAAAAAGTTGATCGATATGAGTCGCGCCAGAAGAAAAGATATCATAAAGATCGCTTTGGATGAATGGAACGTTTGGTACAGGGTCGTAGACAACCAGCTCGAAGAACCGTACGAATTTAAGGATGGTATCTTCGTGTGTGGGGTGTTGATAACACTACAGAAAATGAGTGATATAGTTCCTATAGCAAATTTGGCGCAACTTGTGAATGTTTTAGGCGCGATACACACCGAAAAAAGTGGTCTGTACCTCACTCCCGTGTATAAGGCATTCGAGCTGATCGTTAACCATTCAGGATCTATGCTTGTAGAAACACATGTTGAAAGCGAAACGTACGATGTGGAAAGCGTTATGTTTTTCAACAAAACTCCCTTTTCTCTATCGAACGTGCCTTATTTGGATGCCTCTGCAACTATCTCCGAGGACGGAAAAAAGTTGTATGTGACCGTCATCAACTATAAAAAGGATGAAGCTTTGAGAGTACCGATCAAAGTTGAGGGGGTTGACAAAAGGATAGCAAAAATGTACACATTAACAGGTCCAGATGTACATGCTCGCAACAGTTTTGAGAATCCAGACGTTGTTAGCATACTGGAAGAAGCAATTTTGGTCGATGAGAACTTTAACCTCACCTTGAGGCCTTCCTCATGCTCGGTAATCGAGATGAATCTCGTTTGA
- a CDS encoding L-ribulose-5-phosphate 4-epimerase, translating to MYEVEKKQLYEAHLALEKYGLVSYTSGNVSVRVNDHVIIKPSGVPYSQLKPEDFVVVDLSGNVIEASKKPSIDTATHLYLYRNVSWARSIVHTHSTFSTVWAVIERPIPVLCTAHADVFGEEIPLTEYASVGSEAIGKAVLKVMGRSGAVLLRKHGVMVLGTSIEDALKKAIFLEEVAKIAYFANLMTIPVPLTNVEVEKLFEQYHSRYGQRRETGS from the coding sequence ATGTACGAAGTGGAGAAAAAGCAGTTGTACGAAGCACACTTGGCATTGGAGAAATACGGCTTGGTTTCATACACGAGTGGTAATGTGAGTGTTAGGGTGAATGACCATGTCATAATCAAGCCATCGGGTGTTCCGTATTCTCAACTCAAACCGGAAGATTTCGTGGTCGTTGATCTTTCGGGAAACGTGATCGAAGCCAGTAAAAAACCATCGATAGACACGGCAACTCATTTGTATCTCTACAGAAATGTGAGCTGGGCACGCTCCATCGTTCATACTCATTCAACTTTCTCTACCGTATGGGCGGTCATTGAAAGACCGATACCTGTGTTGTGCACCGCGCACGCCGATGTTTTTGGAGAAGAAATCCCGTTGACGGAGTATGCGTCCGTTGGATCTGAAGCCATAGGTAAGGCCGTTCTGAAAGTGATGGGACGTTCTGGCGCGGTGCTGTTGAGGAAACACGGAGTGATGGTTCTTGGAACGAGCATAGAGGATGCACTTAAAAAAGCGATATTCCTCGAAGAAGTGGCTAAGATTGCGTACTTCGCCAACTTGATGACCATTCCAGTGCCATTAACCAATGTGGAAGTTGAGAAACTCTTTGAGCAGTACCACAGTAGGTACGGGCAAAGAAGAGAAACTGGGAGTTAG
- a CDS encoding L-fucose/L-arabinose isomerase family protein, with protein sequence MQARTTVGLLVGNRGFFPGSLVEEGRKRILKVLNEMGANVITLSPADTKYGAVENLKDAEKCAKLFRDHADKIDGIIVTLPNFGDEGSAALAIRMSGLDVPVLVHAFADELGKMDVSHRRDSFCGKISLCNNLVQFGISFTDTKLHVEDPESKEFKEDIEKFFAICRIVKGVKGLKIGAIGARPAAFNTVRFSEKILEKYGISVVTVDLSEIIARAKSFESKSERVKHELEKLRTTFNVKNVPSEALERMARLAAAINEWIENNGVKAMALQCWTALEMLYGVVPCAVMSLLSESLLPSACETDVMGALSMYVLQLASGKPSALMDWNNNYGDDPDKAVMFHCSNLPVSFFQSCEMSYQQIIAGTVGAENAYGTCVGRISPGPATFLRLSSFDTEGIIAGFVAEGEFTDDPIETFGGYGVAKINNLRSLLHLIVKYGFEHHVAVSKSLVKDAVIEALENYLNWEIFTIGECSCHREEV encoded by the coding sequence ATGCAAGCACGGACGACTGTGGGGTTACTCGTGGGGAACAGGGGATTCTTTCCAGGTTCACTCGTGGAGGAAGGTAGAAAGAGGATTCTGAAAGTGCTCAACGAGATGGGAGCGAATGTGATAACTCTCAGTCCTGCAGACACCAAGTACGGTGCGGTTGAAAACCTGAAGGACGCAGAAAAGTGTGCAAAGCTCTTTAGAGATCACGCGGATAAAATCGATGGCATCATAGTGACGCTTCCAAATTTCGGCGATGAAGGTTCGGCAGCGTTGGCAATACGCATGTCCGGTTTGGACGTACCAGTTTTGGTCCACGCTTTTGCTGACGAACTTGGAAAAATGGATGTGAGCCACAGGCGCGATTCTTTCTGCGGGAAGATATCTCTGTGCAACAACCTCGTTCAGTTTGGTATATCTTTCACAGATACAAAACTGCACGTTGAGGATCCTGAAAGTAAAGAGTTCAAAGAAGATATCGAGAAATTCTTTGCGATTTGTCGCATCGTGAAAGGTGTCAAAGGTTTAAAAATAGGTGCCATAGGTGCTAGACCAGCCGCTTTCAATACAGTCAGGTTCAGCGAGAAAATACTGGAGAAGTATGGGATCAGCGTGGTGACGGTAGATCTGTCAGAAATCATCGCGCGCGCCAAATCTTTTGAATCGAAATCCGAGAGGGTAAAACACGAACTTGAGAAACTTCGCACAACCTTCAACGTTAAGAATGTTCCAAGTGAAGCTTTAGAGAGAATGGCACGCCTTGCTGCAGCCATAAACGAGTGGATAGAGAACAACGGGGTAAAAGCCATGGCGTTGCAGTGCTGGACGGCACTAGAAATGCTCTACGGTGTGGTTCCATGCGCCGTGATGAGTCTCTTATCTGAATCTCTATTACCGAGCGCTTGTGAAACCGACGTCATGGGAGCGCTCTCCATGTACGTCCTTCAACTTGCTTCGGGAAAACCTTCTGCACTGATGGATTGGAACAACAATTACGGTGATGATCCAGACAAAGCCGTCATGTTCCATTGTAGCAATCTGCCAGTATCGTTCTTCCAGAGTTGTGAGATGTCTTACCAGCAAATCATTGCAGGCACAGTTGGCGCTGAGAACGCGTACGGTACATGTGTTGGTAGGATCTCACCCGGTCCAGCAACTTTTCTGAGACTTTCATCATTTGACACAGAAGGTATCATCGCAGGTTTTGTAGCTGAAGGAGAATTCACCGACGATCCAATAGAAACGTTTGGAGGTTATGGTGTTGCAAAAATAAACAATTTAAGATCATTGCTCCATTTGATAGTCAAATACGGTTTTGAGCACCACGTAGCTGTGAGTAAGAGCTTGGTCAAAGATGCAGTCATTGAAGCACTGGAGAACTATCTCAACTGGGAGATCTTCACAATTGGTGAATGCTCATGCCATCGTGAGGAGGTATGA